In the genome of Anabrus simplex isolate iqAnaSimp1 chromosome 6, ASM4041472v1, whole genome shotgun sequence, one region contains:
- the LOC137501227 gene encoding uncharacterized protein: MWVKTQLIVGLRNIGPCVIVMDNAPYHCKLVEHQPTTKWRKDQLVSWLRQNGVSPPENATKDELQRLCNMNRSHLKRYIVDEMLHSEGHTVLRLPPYHSFFNAIEFVWSVAKQYYNKTVASRPGHGLDRATAVWKESLDQATAEMWRNEVKHTEKKIVEFYNNEVRGLPEVEELVIHHGSSESEEEDEDEEEEEERREAEELAVPL, translated from the exons atgtgggtgaagacgcaattaatcgtaggattaagaaatataggaccctgtgttattgtaatggataatgcaccatatcactgtaagcttgttgagcatcaaccaacaacgaaatggaggaaggatcaattagtg tcatggttaaggcagaatggagtttctccaccagaaaatgccacaaaagatgagctgcaaaggttgtgtaatatgaatcgaagtcacttaaagag gtacattgttgacgagatgctgcacagtgaaggccatactgtcttacgacttcctccataccactcatttttcaatgccatcgaatttgtatggtctgtggcaaaacagtattataacaaaacagtggcttcaagacctggtcacggattggacagagctacagctgtgtggaaagaatctcttgatcag gcgacagcagagatgtggagaaatgaagtaaaacacactgagaagaagattgtcgagttctacaataatgaggtgagaggtcttcctgaagtggaggaactagtcattcatcatggaagcagtgaatcggaggaggaagatgaagatgaagaagaagaagaagaaagaagagaagccgaggagttagctgtaccattgtaa